The following coding sequences lie in one Xylocopa sonorina isolate GNS202 chromosome 15, iyXylSono1_principal, whole genome shotgun sequence genomic window:
- the LOC143430895 gene encoding solute carrier family 25 member 32 produces the protein MSAIKSSGSPGSMLNQCRYEHFVAGISGGVVSTLMLHPLDLIKTRFAVSDGHSRVGPQYNGLKSAVMQIVKTEGVGGLYRGVTPNVLGSGGAWGCYFFFYNNIKTWIQGGNSKMPLGPSMHMVAAAHAGILTLVITNPLWVVKTRLCLQYMDDKHLPETLRYNGMADAIKKIYRTEGFRGLYRGFVPGMFGVSHGAIQFMVYEELKNWYNNYLHVPIDTKLSTLEYIFFAAVSKLIAAASTYPYQVVRARLQDHHHHYNGCIDCMRTIWRYEGWRGFYKGLSANLTRVTPATVITFAVYENVSHYLQDRNRRNEDQTLPILIKKVGEPSSS, from the exons ATGTCGGCGATTAAGTCCAGCGGCTCACCGGGGTCCATGCTGAACCAGTGCAGGTACGAGCATTTCGTCGCCGGCATATCCGGTGGCGTCGTCTCCACGTTGATGTTGCACCCGTTGGACCTGATAAAGACCAGATTCGCAG TTAGCGATGGTCATTCACGCGTGGGTCCACAATACAACGGCCTTAAAAGCGCGGTTATGCAAATCGTTAAGACTGAGGGTGTAGGAGGGCTGTACAGAGGCGTGACACCAAACGTTCTAGGATCTGGCGGTGCGTGGGGTTGCTACTTCTTTTT TTACAATAACATTAAAACATGGATCCAAGGGGGAAACAGCAAGATGCCGCTCGGACCTTCGATGCACATGGTCGCCGCAGCCCATGCTGGAATTCTCACTTTAGTCATTACGAATCCACTCTGGGTGGTAAAGACACGGTTGTGCTTGCAGTATATGGACGATAAGCATCTTCCGGAAACGCTTAGATACAATGGCATGGCCGATGCGATTAAAAAGATTTATAGAACCGAGGGGTTCAGAGGATTGTACAGG GGTTTCGTGCCGGGAATGTTTGGCGTTTCACACGGTGCCATTCAATTTATGGTGTACGAGGAGTTGAAAAATTGGTATAACAATTACTTGCATGTACCGATTGACACCAAGTTG AGCACTTTGGAATATATCTTTTTCGCCGCAGTTTCAAAGCTAATCGCAGCCGCTTCGACTTATCCTTATCAAGTAGTCAGAGCACGGCTACAAGATCATCACCACCACTACAATGGTTGCATAGACTGCATGCGGACGATATGGAG GTATGAGGGTTGGCGTGGATTTTACAAGGGTCTGAGTGCGAACCTGACCAGGGTGACTCCAGCGACAGTGATCACGTTCGCGGTGTACGAAAATGTCTCTCACTATCTGCAGGATAGAAACAGGAGGAACGAAGACCAAACGTTGCCAATTCTGATCAAGAAAGTCGGCGAGCCTTCAAGTTCTTAA
- the LOC143430896 gene encoding uncharacterized protein LOC143430896 — translation MYSSVLVVCYLTWISHVYGVKNITHGVSRHFRSIGFPEGSGMGVFFALGVPLDIPEKSVLFSIYFEANYALPGEWNSSYYLEEPYLRKRSLDRRLAYDILMNKLESFGYSGENCLLKMICEVANYPLTGNGVLGDVLKILFTPSSSRDENLPSEITEAEHAVHCNSRYKKCPESPLALIRRHDLGDNV, via the exons ATGTACAGTTCAGTCCTCGTCGTGTGCTATCTCACGTGGATATCGCATGTTTACGGGGTGAAGAACATCACGCACGGGGTATCGAGACACTTCAGATCAATTGGATTTCCCGAGGGCAGCGGCATGGGG GTGTTCTTCGCTCTCGGTGTGCCCCTCGATATTCCCGAGAAATCGGTGCTATTTTCTATCTACTTCGAAGCGAATTACGCTCTGCCAGGTGAGTGGAACTCCAGCTATTACTTGGAGGAGCCGTACCTCAGGAAACGGAGTCTGGATCGACGTCTGGCGTACGATATTCTTATGAACAAATTAGAAAG CTTCGGTTATTCCGGTGAAAATTGTCTGCTAAAAATGATCTGCGAAGTTGCGAACTACCCCTTAACTGGTAATGGGGTGCTTGGGGACGTGCTGAAAATTTTATTTAC GCCATCTTCGTCGCGGGATGAAAATCTTCCGAGTGAGATCACCGAGGCTGAGCACGCGGTGCACTGTAACAGCCGCTATAAAAAATGCCCCGAGAGTCCATTAGCCTTGATAAGGCGCCACGATCTTGGCGATAATGTTTGA